In the Fibrobacter sp. UWR3 genome, AAAGAGACCAAACTTTCCGTATGCCTTTCGGCAGGCCTCCTGAACAGGGAACAGTTCGAGAAGCTCAAGGAGGCGGGCCTCACCCGCTTCCACAACAACCTGGAAACCTACCGCAGGCACTTCCCCGACGTTTGCACCACGCACACCTACGACGACAAGATTGCCACCTTGCATAACGCGCTTGCCGCAGGGCTCGAAATCTGCAGTGGCGGCATCATGGGGCTCGGCGAGACGATGGAAGACCGCATCGACATGTGCCTCGACCTGCGCGGGCTCGGCGTGAAGTCCACTCCGGTAAACGTGCTGAACGCCATCCCCGGCACTCCCTACGAGAACCTCCCGAAACTCACGAACGACGAGTTCTGCCGCATCGTGGCAATCTACCGCTTCATCAACCCGAAGGCGTTCATCCGCCTCGCTGGCGGTCGCGGCGTACTGGGCGATGACGGCAAGCGCGCATTCCAGAGTGGTGCGAACGCGGCCATCACCGACGACATGCTCACTACCGCCGGTGTAAACAGCTGCAAGGACTTCGAACTCGTGAAGGGTCTCGGGTTCGAACCGCACGGATTCATCGGATAGGAAAGCCCAGCCCCCTAAAGGGAGCGCGTTTTAATTACATTTCGTAGCGATGGTTTCGCTTTCGAAAATCGCAGGCTTGATACTGGTCCCGATTTGTGCGGGGCTTGTGTGTTGCGCATTCCCCGAACGCACGGGTTACGACCGTAACATCGGCGACTACAAGCCGGTATCCACAGATGCGGGCGCGGCACAGGCAAGCAATACAAGCGAAGATGCACCGGCAAAAAATGCGCAGGGAGAAGCAAAGGCAGAACCCGCAAGAACTGCGGCAAGGAGCGATTCTAGCCAGCACAAGAACTCCGCGCAGAAAGTCCGCGACGCGGCGACCCGGAAAGAAGCGGCAAAGGCGGCGCCGAAACCCGAATCGAAAGGTTCGCTCGAAAAATACGCAAGCGGATGGATTGGCGCGAAATATGTGTATGGCGCCGCAAGCAAGAGCAAGACCGATTGTTCCGGGTTCGTGATGCAGGTTTACAAGGGTTACTTCAACATAGCGCTAGACCACAATGCAGCAAGCATGTACAAGGACAGCCGCGGGTCAAGCGTGAGCCGCGGGAGCCTGCGCGAAGGCGACCTGGTGTTCTTCGGGAGTTTCTGGAAAATCGACCACGTGGGCATCTACCTTTCGGGAGACAGGTTCATACATGCAAGTTCCAGCAAGGGCGTGATGATATCGCCCATGAACGACAAGTACTGGAGCCACAAGTACCAGGGCGGGAGAAGGTTTAGGTAATTGATAATTGATGATTGATGATTGATAATGGATAATACACGCTGTTTACTATCTTTCACACTATGAAGAAAATCGCATTTCAGGGCCGGCGCGGGGCCTACAGCGAAAGCGCCGCATATCACTTGTTCGGAAACGATATCGAAGTTGTCCCGATGGACACGTTCGAGCAGATTTTCCAGGGCATCGAGACCGGCGCCGTGGATGGTGGGGCTATCCCCATCGAGAACTCCACCGCAGGTTCCATCTACGACAACTACGACCTTCTGTACAAGTGGCGCCACCCTATCGTGGGCGAAGTCAAGCTTCAGATTTCGCATAGCCTGTGCGCGCTCCCCGGAACAAAGCTAGCAGACCTGAAGGAAGTGCTGAGCCACCCGCAGGGCCTTGCGCAATGCAGCCGATTCTTCGGGCGCAACCCGAAAATCAAGAGCACCGCGTTCTACGATACCGCAGGCAGTGCCGAAGAGGTTGCGAAGCGCGGCGATAAAACCGTAGGCGCGATTGCGAGCGCCTACGCCGGCAAGTTCTACGGCCTGGATATCTTGGCCGAAGGTATAGAGAACTTGCCGGGGGTGAACTTCACCCGGTTTTACGCCATCCAGAAGACGGCAAACCCGCTTCCGGAAGAAGGCACAATCAAGACAACGTTGTTGTTCATGCTGAGCGATTCCGGCAAGTCAGGAGCACTGCATGCCGCACTCGGGTGTTTCGCGAAGCGCGACCTGAACCTCACCCGCATCGAGAGCCGCCCGCATCCTGACCGCCCGTGGGAATACATATTCCACCTCTCCTTCGAGGGGAGCCCGAAGGACCCTGCCGTCATCGAGGCGCTCAAGGAACTGCAAAGCTACTGCGACTTCGTGTACCGTCTCGGGAGTTTCCGCGAAGGCACGACGGAGAAACTGAGTTATTAATTGATAATTGATGATGGATGATTGATAATTGGAGCAATTATGGCCTACGAACGTACTGACCGAAAATTCGACGAATACCGCAATCTCAAGATGACCACCGGCTTCATTTCGAGCGCCGACGGTTCTGTGCTCATCGAGATGGGACGCACCCGCGTCATCTGCAACGCGACACTCCTGCCGAAAGTCCCTGACTGGCTTGCCGGACGTGGTACCGGATGGATTACTGCCGAATACAGCCTGCTCCCGCAAAGCACGGGCAAGCGCGTAGAACGCGAACGCAAGGGCGCGAGCGGCCGTACGCAAGAAATCCAGCGCCTGGTGGGCCGCTCGCTGCGCGGCGCAGCCGACCTTGCAGCACTTGGCGAGAACGCAATCGTGGTCGACTGCGACGTGATCGAAGCCGACGGTGGCACGCGTACCGCGAGCATCATCGGCGGCTTCGTGGCCCTTGCCATTGCCCTCAAGAAAATCAAGGAACGCCTCGGCATCACGCAGCAGATTCTGAAGCACGGCATCACCGCAATCTCCGTGGGCGTCGTCTCGGGCAAGCCGCTCTGCGACCTGTGCTATGTGGAAGATTCCGCCGCCGACGTCGACATGAACGTCGTGATGCAGGATGCAAAGAATTTCATCGAGGTGCAGGGCACGGGCGAACACGCGAGCTTTGACCGCAACATGCTCAACACGCTCCTCGACCTCGGCGAAAACGCCTGCAAGGATATCTTCAAGAAGCAGATGGAACTTATCGGCGGCGAATTACCTTAAGCGACCGTTCGCGCCAAACTCAAGTAATGTCGCTCCGGCAAGCGCTCACTCTCGCAACCGCCCCTAGTTAATACTAGGGGCTTTGTTGCTCACAGGACGACCGCTCGTCATTCCAAATAGTAAAGGCCCGTTGATACGGGCCTTTTTCGTTCACGGGGCGACCGCACGTTCTAAACTTTCCAGTCGCAGAAATTCTTGAGCATCGCAAGCCCCACATCACCGCTCTTTTCCTGGTGGAACTGGCTTGCAATCAGGTTGTCCTTGCCGATAAGCCCCTGGAACGTCTGCGTGCCGTAAGTCGTTTCGGCAAACGCATATTCCGCGGGCACTACCGGATGGTAGGAATGCACGTAGTAAAAATCGCAACCACTGCGGATGCCCTTCATAATCGGGTGCTCGCGCGTGAAGTTCACCTGGTTCCAGCCCATGTGCGGAATCTTGAGGCCCGGTTCATCCTTGAATCGAACCGCCTTGCCGGGGATTAGCCCGAGGGTCTTGACACCGCCGTCTTCTTCGCTCTCTTCGAGGATAATCTGGCAGCCGATGCAAATGCCGAGCACCGGGTTTCCCGCCTTCACCACGGCCTTGATGGCATCGCCGATACCCGTGCGGGTAAGCGTCTCCATCGCAGAGGCGGCGGCACCCACACCCGGGAAAATCAGGCGGGGCGCCTTCGCGATTTCGTCCGCATCGCGGCTGGACTTCGCGTCTACCCCGATACGGGCAAGCGCGTTCATCACGGATGTCAAGTTACCGGCGTTGTAGTCGACCACGATTACGGACATAGGGAATTCCTTTTGTTAAACCTGTGCCAAAGATAGAAAAAAAGGTGGCAAGCGCCACCCTGACAGGTTTTGTAAAAGATTATTCTACTTCTTATCCCAATTGGTACACGTTCCACAATTAGTTTTATTCCTATTCTGGACACTCCCTTTACCATTATTATTGCAATTCTTCTCTGACCATTTTTTGCATTCGCTATTAGGCCGATAATTACCGTTGCAGTTTCCGTCTACAATGTCTCCGTCACAGTAATCGTTATCAGCATCGAATTCATGATAATCGCCCAAGCCAACAAAGCCCGTAACGCCTCCTTGTCCAACCGGCGTACCACTGATTACACCAGTACCACCCGTACTTCCCGAACCACCATTTGTCTGCGTCTCATTTGCGGAACTCCCTGGCACTGTACTCGCGGAAGAACTAGCGGAACCCTGAGTTGCGCTGCTCCCAGCACTACTCCCAGCATTACTTCCCGTACCGCTTTCCGGTTCCACCTTTTCGCAAGTACCTCCCGTTTGTTTTTTCTTCGGAGCATCACCAACAGTAAAGCCGGCATTTCTCGCCTTGCCCGGAGGAGCGAACATTCCACAAGCAGAAACGCAGACCCAGCCATACTTGTTGCCGTTGTCGTTCTTAACAGAGGACGCCAGCGCATCGCAATCACCCTGCTGGCTTGAAGTACTCTGCGCAGTCGTGTTTTCGCCTTCCTGCGGGGGCGAGCTTGGGGTCGACGGATTTTCTGTCGGTGTTTCCGCCGGAGTTTCCGGCTTATCCGGAGTCTTGTTCTCCGTCCCCGCCACATGCAGTTCGCCCGTAGTCTCGCACATTCCCTCGACCGTCTCGCCCACTTCGCCCCAAGTAGAAGTCAACATAGCGCACTCCGGCGAAGAAATTATCTTGCGGTAGTCAATTTCGCGTTCACCTGCCGGGTCTATCACGACAGCCCACGCACTCCCCGTCACGCAGGAATTCAGGCCCGCACGGCTCGTCGCCTGCCAGCCCGGCATGTCCGGTTCCATCTGGTCAAAAACAATCGTCCCGTTGATGCAACCGCTGTAGTCAAAATACTCCGTCTGCCCGTTCCCGGGAGCACCGTACCCGATGTTCTTCCAGCTGCCAATGCCGTTGTTTTCGTGCAGGTAGGCGTTCTGCAGGCTCACGTATGTACCCGCAGCAACGGGAACTTCAGAAGCTCGCGCCTTGGCGATAACGCCAAACAACTTGGGCACCCCCACCCCAGCGAGGACACCCAGGATGACGACCACCACCATTATTTCTACGAGAGAAAAGCCCTTTCTCATACACCGGCCTCTTATCAATTGTTTTCCAAACATAAAAATACATCGTTTCGGCTATAAAGTCAATAGATTTGCGACAAAATGTAAAGGAAAATAAACAAAAAGTGTCCAAAAACGCACATTTTTGGACACTGACAATAAAATTCTATGGAATTACTGGTTCAGAAAATCGAGCGCCTCGCCAGCAAGTTCCACGCAACGATTGCACGGAATGACCTTGTTCGGCCGGATTTCAGCGCACTTGGTAAAGTTCTGCGCACCGCGTTTGAAAAAGTCCTCGATGGCATCGGCATGGTCGGGCTGCATCATCTTGGCCGCATAGAGCGCACCGCAGGCGCCGTTCGGGGCCTTGCCTCCACCGAATGCGCGGAACATCTCCGCCGCCTCAACGGCTTCCGCCTCGGATTTGCCCGTGGCGCGGGCATAACCGTAAGCCACCGACATCGCGCAGTTCCCGCGCTTGTCCGCATGGAATTTCTTCGAAATTTCGGAAATCTTTTCTGCCATATAGAACCTTATTTAACCCTGATGACCTTCGACGCAAGCAGCTTGTTGCCAGCCATGAGCCTTGCCACCATGGTTCCGCGGTGGAGGTTCTCGAGGTTCACACGGGCCTGGGCCCCTTCGAAACTCTGTGCCAGCAGCTGGTTGCCGAGCATGTCGAAAATCTTCAAGGTCTTGGTGCCCCGGGCGTTTGTCTGCATGTAGAGCGTGTTGCGGCTGAGCTGCATCTGGGTGTCAAGTCTCTGTGCGACTCTCACAAAGCCTACGCGGTCGTCGGTAGTATTTGCGGGGCCGTAACCCCACAGTAGCTTACCCTTGTCACGGACGACGATGTAGGGATTCTGAGGCGCTTCCTGAATATCGCCTTGATCCTTGTCCCAATCCGGTGCGCCTGCGTAAGCGGGAGCATCCTTGCTGGCCTCGTGCGCGGTAAAGCTCCAGCCTTCCGTTACCTTGACCTTGGCGGGAGTGCGAAGCGTTTCGCACGTATTACCCTCCTTAATACCGGAAGATACGCCTACGTCCATTCGGATTCTAGTTCCAAGTCCGATACTTCCGACATAAATGGGTTGTACCCATGTGTACGTCTTTTTCTCTTCGTTGTAGGTGTCTTCAACCTTTTGAGGTCCATGGCTCCTCATATAGTTTCTTATTTCCGAATCGTTACTACAAGCCTTGATGAATCCGGCCATATCGTAAGTTGCGCATAGGTCTTGATCGAATATGACCCCGCACGCATCCACATCTTCTTCGGTTGCGTCAAAGTAGATATAGGCCATAACGCTGTCAACGTCTTTTATGGTTTCATTGAAGATTTGAATATTGAACATGTCCATGTCTGTCCACGTATAGTGATATGCCGTTGCGTAGACCTCTTCAGAGAATGGATTGATTTCGCCGGTCTTGCAGTTGTCGCACTTCTTTTCGTAGTAGTCACTGCCACCATTGCTTACAAGGGTGAGGGCCGACAGCAGCGTCGCAGAGGCGTCAAGGCAGGTTTCAGACAAATGATAATCTTCCCAACTCATTTTGCTTTCCGGAACCAACGAGCTTGAATCGCCAGGAACAGTCCCACCAAAAAGGGCTCCTACGGGGCAATTATACTTGTAGTTAAAACCCGGAGAGGTCTTGCCTTCGGGGTTAGAAGCACGGTGATGCGGGTGAGCGTCGTTCTTATCGCCAATGCCGTACACAAACGAAACGTCCCACGGATTCACGCCGAGCATGTAGTTCAGCTGGTTGATGCCGAGCTGGCGCATTTCACTTGCCTTGAGGCCCGTACTTGCCATAGCCGGGAGCGTGGCGCCCTGCTTTTCGATATCGGCGGCTACATCGGCGTATGCCAAAACTTCAAAGATGTTTCCCGCTTGATAACGGTTGAAATTCCATTTCTGGTCGGTAAGCATCGTGTA is a window encoding:
- the hisH gene encoding imidazole glycerol phosphate synthase subunit HisH, translated to MSVIVVDYNAGNLTSVMNALARIGVDAKSSRDADEIAKAPRLIFPGVGAAASAMETLTRTGIGDAIKAVVKAGNPVLGICIGCQIILEESEEDGGVKTLGLIPGKAVRFKDEPGLKIPHMGWNQVNFTREHPIMKGIRSGCDFYYVHSYHPVVPAEYAFAETTYGTQTFQGLIGKDNLIASQFHQEKSGDVGLAMLKNFCDWKV
- a CDS encoding prepilin-type N-terminal cleavage/methylation domain-containing protein is translated as MRKGFSLVEIMVVVVILGVLAGVGVPKLFGVIAKARASEVPVAAGTYVSLQNAYLHENNGIGSWKNIGYGAPGNGQTEYFDYSGCINGTIVFDQMEPDMPGWQATSRAGLNSCVTGSAWAVVIDPAGEREIDYRKIISSPECAMLTSTWGEVGETVEGMCETTGELHVAGTENKTPDKPETPAETPTENPSTPSSPPQEGENTTAQSTSSQQGDCDALASSVKNDNGNKYGWVCVSACGMFAPPGKARNAGFTVGDAPKKKQTGGTCEKVEPESGTGSNAGSSAGSSATQGSASSSASTVPGSSANETQTNGGSGSTGGTGVISGTPVGQGGVTGFVGLGDYHEFDADNDYCDGDIVDGNCNGNYRPNSECKKWSEKNCNNNGKGSVQNRNKTNCGTCTNWDKK
- the rph gene encoding ribonuclease PH, translated to MAYERTDRKFDEYRNLKMTTGFISSADGSVLIEMGRTRVICNATLLPKVPDWLAGRGTGWITAEYSLLPQSTGKRVERERKGASGRTQEIQRLVGRSLRGAADLAALGENAIVVDCDVIEADGGTRTASIIGGFVALAIALKKIKERLGITQQILKHGITAISVGVVSGKPLCDLCYVEDSAADVDMNVVMQDAKNFIEVQGTGEHASFDRNMLNTLLDLGENACKDIFKKQMELIGGELP
- a CDS encoding prephenate dehydratase, producing MKKIAFQGRRGAYSESAAYHLFGNDIEVVPMDTFEQIFQGIETGAVDGGAIPIENSTAGSIYDNYDLLYKWRHPIVGEVKLQISHSLCALPGTKLADLKEVLSHPQGLAQCSRFFGRNPKIKSTAFYDTAGSAEEVAKRGDKTVGAIASAYAGKFYGLDILAEGIENLPGVNFTRFYAIQKTANPLPEEGTIKTTLLFMLSDSGKSGALHAALGCFAKRDLNLTRIESRPHPDRPWEYIFHLSFEGSPKDPAVIEALKELQSYCDFVYRLGSFREGTTEKLSY
- the bioB gene encoding biotin synthase BioB → MSFVIDLKNKVLQGYEINREEAIQLLDADLGELTQAANEIREKFHGNDFDFCSIVNARSGRCSENCKYCAQSSYYRTGAPEYKLLSADEIVDDAKKKEAAGIPRYSIVTSGRTLSNRDVEQISEAIRRLKKETKLSVCLSAGLLNREQFEKLKEAGLTRFHNNLETYRRHFPDVCTTHTYDDKIATLHNALAAGLEICSGGIMGLGETMEDRIDMCLDLRGLGVKSTPVNVLNAIPGTPYENLPKLTNDEFCRIVAIYRFINPKAFIRLAGGRGVLGDDGKRAFQSGANAAITDDMLTTAGVNSCKDFELVKGLGFEPHGFIG
- a CDS encoding C40 family peptidase, with the translated sequence MVSLSKIAGLILVPICAGLVCCAFPERTGYDRNIGDYKPVSTDAGAAQASNTSEDAPAKNAQGEAKAEPARTAARSDSSQHKNSAQKVRDAATRKEAAKAAPKPESKGSLEKYASGWIGAKYVYGAASKSKTDCSGFVMQVYKGYFNIALDHNAASMYKDSRGSSVSRGSLREGDLVFFGSFWKIDHVGIYLSGDRFIHASSSKGVMISPMNDKYWSHKYQGGRRFR